From Homalodisca vitripennis isolate AUS2020 chromosome 1, UT_GWSS_2.1, whole genome shotgun sequence, the proteins below share one genomic window:
- the LOC124353158 gene encoding CDC42 small effector protein homolog: MSGYQSSNMAGGELWLQWFSCCINQPAQQRKRQRQQRRRIDRSMIGEPTNFQHTGHIGSGDVEVGNSRLRAIQNQMQSKGGYETSFTTVKAC, translated from the exons ATGTCAGGGTACCAGTCCAGTAACATGGCGGGAGGAGAGTTGTGGCTACAGTGGTTCTCCTGCTGTATAAACCAGCCAGCGCAACAG AGGAAAAGACAAAGGCAGCAGAGGCGGAGAATCGACAGATCAATGATTGGTGAACCCACCAACTTCCAGCACACAGGACACATCGGCTCCGGAGATGTGGAAGTGGGCAACAGTCGACTGCGGGCCATCCAGAACCAGATGCAGAGCAAGGGTGGATATGAGACTTCCTTCACCACTGTAAAG GCCTGCTAG